The Micromonospora sp. M71_S20 genome has a window encoding:
- a CDS encoding SpoIIE family protein phosphatase: protein MTDGSRDDAPERADPIPALRDPDRLRSLAETRLTAAPDEAFDRFARLVGDLLDVPVALVSLVDAERQFFPGEVGLARPWAVRRQTPLSHSFCQHVVDLGTPMVLPDARLHPALRDNFAVPELGVVAYAGMPLTDLEGRVLGSLCAIDDKPRDWTAEQLRTLADLAAACSSELRLRIALEGAEQARRRTEEANGRLELLAGLAGTLAGTLDVATALRHLRDTMVPLLADWSLVTLVGPDGAPRDVTAAHRDPARAPDVARFAELMRTRLSPDSITRAVLRTGRPVLGGAATLADVRRGTIGKEMPEIAARLGFSSHLSVPITDAGRVLGCITLINGPQRRHFDDSDLLIAEDVGRRAGQAIGNSRMYGEQRHVAHVLQHSMLPQLPGTDDLELAARYQPAADRVEVGGDWYDAFRQPGGELIAAIGDVAGHDIEAAATMGQLRNLVRGNAYGRPDAVGELMSRLDETIRGLHIPAAATATLVRLHADDAGGQQVTWCNAGHPAPLVVRAGGRVEVLAGTPEPLLGLNRPVRRTSRHAHLATGDTLLLYTDGLIERRDRSIDEGMTELVARLGGTDRLPLGELCDLLLTAAPHREDDVALLAVRAI from the coding sequence ATGACCGACGGCTCCCGCGACGACGCCCCGGAGCGGGCCGACCCGATCCCGGCGCTCCGCGATCCCGACCGGCTGCGTTCCCTCGCCGAGACCCGGCTGACGGCCGCCCCCGACGAGGCGTTCGACCGGTTCGCCCGGCTGGTCGGGGACCTGCTCGACGTGCCGGTCGCGCTGGTGTCCCTGGTCGACGCCGAACGCCAGTTCTTCCCCGGCGAGGTGGGCCTGGCCCGGCCGTGGGCCGTCCGGCGGCAGACCCCGCTGAGCCACTCGTTCTGCCAGCACGTCGTCGACCTCGGCACCCCGATGGTGCTGCCGGACGCCCGGCTCCATCCCGCCCTGCGGGACAATTTCGCCGTGCCCGAGCTGGGCGTGGTGGCGTACGCCGGGATGCCGCTGACCGATCTGGAGGGACGCGTCCTCGGGTCGCTCTGCGCGATCGACGACAAGCCGCGCGACTGGACCGCCGAGCAGTTGCGGACGCTCGCCGACCTGGCCGCCGCCTGCTCCTCCGAGCTGCGGCTGCGGATCGCCCTGGAGGGCGCCGAGCAGGCCCGGCGGCGCACCGAGGAGGCCAACGGGCGGCTGGAGCTGCTGGCCGGGCTGGCGGGGACACTGGCCGGGACGCTCGACGTGGCCACCGCGCTGCGCCACCTGCGCGACACGATGGTGCCGCTGCTGGCCGACTGGTCGCTGGTGACCCTGGTCGGGCCCGACGGGGCGCCGCGCGACGTGACCGCCGCGCACCGCGACCCGGCCCGCGCCCCCGACGTCGCCCGCTTCGCCGAGCTGATGCGCACGCGGCTGAGCCCCGACTCGATCACCCGGGCGGTGCTGCGTACCGGGCGGCCCGTGCTGGGCGGCGCCGCCACCCTCGCCGACGTGCGGCGGGGCACGATCGGAAAGGAGATGCCGGAGATCGCGGCCCGCCTCGGCTTCTCCTCGCACCTCAGCGTGCCGATCACCGACGCCGGGCGGGTGCTCGGCTGCATCACCCTGATCAACGGGCCGCAACGGCGGCACTTCGACGACAGCGACCTGCTCATCGCCGAGGACGTCGGCCGCCGGGCCGGACAGGCGATCGGCAACAGCCGGATGTACGGCGAACAGCGGCACGTCGCGCACGTCCTGCAACACAGCATGCTGCCGCAGCTGCCCGGCACCGACGACCTGGAGCTGGCCGCCCGCTACCAGCCGGCGGCGGACCGGGTCGAGGTCGGCGGCGACTGGTACGACGCCTTCCGTCAGCCCGGCGGGGAGCTGATCGCGGCGATCGGCGACGTGGCCGGGCACGACATCGAGGCCGCCGCGACCATGGGACAGCTGCGCAACCTCGTCCGGGGCAACGCGTACGGCCGGCCCGACGCGGTCGGCGAGCTGATGAGCCGCCTCGACGAGACGATCCGCGGGCTGCACATCCCCGCCGCGGCCACCGCGACCCTGGTACGGCTGCACGCCGACGACGCCGGCGGCCAGCAGGTCACCTGGTGCAACGCGGGCCACCCCGCGCCGCTCGTGGTCCGGGCCGGGGGCAGGGTGGAGGTGCTCGCCGGGACGCCGGAGCCGCTGCTCGGGCTGAACCGTCCGGTGCGGCGGACCAGCCGGCACGCCCACCTGGCCACCGGCGACACCCTGCTGCTCTACACCGACGGCCTCATCGAGCGGCGGGACCGGTCCATCGACGAGGGGATGACCGAGCTGGTCGCCCGGCTGGGCGGCACGGACCGGCTGCCGCTGGGCGAGCTCTGCGACCTGCTGCTGACCGCCGCGCCCCACCGGGAGGACGACGTCGCGCTGCTCGCCGTCCGGGCGATCTGA
- a CDS encoding sorbosone dehydrogenase family protein, whose amino-acid sequence MSARPPYPRTHRLRAALAASCAALLLATAGCSLGEPEPDPAGEPPTFPTPSATASPGGAGQEVVTTVLAKGLRVPWAIAFLPDGAALVTERDSGRILRVGPESGPDGLKVTPVQTIADVAASGEGGLMGIAVSPDYQRDKTVFVYYTTERDNRIVRLELGGTPSPILTGIPKAGIHNGGGLAFGPDGLLYASTGDAGDRPQAQDVKRLGGKILRITRDGKPAPGNPFPNSPVWSLGHRNVQGIAWDAGKRMYAVEFGQNTWDEINQVTKGRNYGWPTVEGRDDDKRFVNPIAQWPTSDASCSGLTAVDRLLVTACLRGKRLWLVELTDTGTVLGQPRELLTDRFGRLRAVAAAPDGSIWVSTSNHDGRGQPAPEDDRLLRLVFAGGGAGRS is encoded by the coding sequence GTGAGCGCCCGTCCCCCGTACCCCCGCACCCACCGTCTCCGGGCGGCCCTGGCGGCCTCGTGCGCGGCGCTGCTGCTGGCGACCGCCGGTTGCAGCCTCGGCGAGCCGGAGCCCGACCCCGCTGGTGAGCCGCCCACCTTCCCTACGCCGTCGGCGACGGCGAGCCCCGGCGGCGCCGGCCAGGAGGTCGTCACCACCGTGCTGGCCAAGGGCCTGCGGGTGCCGTGGGCGATCGCCTTCCTGCCCGACGGCGCGGCGCTGGTCACCGAGCGGGACAGCGGCCGGATCCTGCGGGTCGGCCCCGAGTCGGGGCCCGACGGGCTGAAGGTCACCCCCGTGCAGACCATCGCAGACGTGGCGGCCTCCGGCGAGGGCGGGCTCATGGGCATCGCCGTCTCGCCCGACTACCAGCGCGACAAGACGGTCTTCGTCTACTACACCACCGAGCGGGACAACCGGATCGTCCGGCTGGAGCTGGGCGGCACGCCCAGCCCGATCCTCACCGGCATCCCCAAGGCCGGCATCCACAACGGTGGCGGCCTGGCCTTCGGCCCGGACGGCCTGCTCTACGCGAGCACCGGCGACGCCGGCGACCGGCCGCAGGCGCAGGACGTCAAGCGCCTCGGCGGCAAGATCCTGCGGATCACCAGGGACGGCAAGCCGGCGCCCGGCAACCCGTTCCCGAATTCCCCCGTGTGGTCGCTGGGCCACCGCAACGTCCAGGGCATCGCCTGGGACGCCGGCAAGCGGATGTACGCCGTGGAGTTCGGCCAGAACACCTGGGACGAGATCAACCAGGTGACCAAGGGGCGCAACTACGGTTGGCCGACGGTCGAGGGGCGCGACGACGACAAGCGCTTCGTCAACCCGATCGCCCAGTGGCCGACGTCGGACGCGTCCTGCTCCGGCCTGACCGCCGTGGACCGGCTGCTCGTCACCGCGTGCCTGCGCGGCAAGCGACTCTGGCTGGTAGAGCTGACCGACACCGGCACCGTGCTCGGCCAGCCGCGCGAGCTGCTGACCGACCGCTTCGGGCGGCTGCGGGCCGTGGCCGCCGCTCCCGACGGCTCGATCTGGGTGAGCACCTCCAACCACGACGGGCGGGGCCAGCCCGCACCCGAGGACGACCGGCTGTTGCGGCTGGTCTTCGCGGGCGGCGGGGCCGGCCGGAGCTGA
- a CDS encoding metallophosphoesterase — protein sequence MDGQENEQHANRDEDAPVTGPAPRTALRRGGADRTGRRALRATGVTLAVLVVALVGVVIGVLAGGRVSTDIGPFQADLTVAPAIGGGTTVDIPPLGALLLDSHDGPTHLTVELGALDQSRTEALLDDPASINRASQSAVDDVREGVLRLGLRTLASAVLVTLLLALLLFRDTRRAAWAGGLALVITAGSLGAAAATIRPESIEEPRYEGLLVNAPAIVGDARRIANDYSRYAEQLQRIVGNVSQLYTTVSSLPVYEPAPGTTRVLHVSDMHLNPTGWQLIRTVVEQFGIDVVIDTGDITDWGSEPEASYVGSIGLLRKPYVYIRGNHDSGRTAAAVARQPNAIVLSNTTTTVAGLTIAGIGDPRFTPDKNTSPAGSGLTQQTADQLIGVGDQLAATVGSSPRPVDIALVHDPASAGPLSGTCPLVLAGHTHDRQVSKLPEVPGKGPTQLMVQGSTGGAGLRGLEGEKPTPLSMTVLYFDKDKLLQAYDDITVGGTGQAQVNLERHVVEDPKAGAPVPVTPTPTR from the coding sequence ATGGACGGCCAGGAGAACGAACAGCACGCGAACCGGGACGAGGACGCCCCGGTGACCGGTCCTGCCCCACGCACGGCGCTGCGGCGGGGTGGTGCCGACCGGACCGGTCGGCGCGCCCTCCGCGCGACCGGGGTGACCCTGGCGGTCCTCGTCGTCGCCCTGGTCGGCGTGGTGATCGGCGTGCTCGCCGGCGGGCGGGTCAGCACCGACATCGGCCCGTTCCAGGCCGACCTCACGGTCGCGCCGGCGATCGGCGGCGGCACCACCGTCGACATCCCGCCGCTGGGTGCGCTGCTGCTCGACAGCCACGACGGGCCGACCCACCTGACGGTGGAACTGGGCGCGCTGGACCAGAGCCGCACCGAGGCGCTGCTCGACGATCCGGCGAGCATCAACCGGGCCAGCCAGTCGGCCGTCGACGACGTCCGCGAGGGTGTGCTGCGCCTCGGCCTGCGGACGCTCGCCTCGGCGGTGCTGGTCACCCTGCTGCTGGCGCTGTTGCTCTTCCGCGACACCCGGCGGGCGGCCTGGGCGGGCGGGCTGGCGCTGGTGATCACCGCCGGCAGCCTGGGCGCCGCCGCGGCCACCATCCGGCCGGAGTCGATCGAGGAGCCGCGCTACGAGGGGCTGCTGGTCAACGCCCCCGCGATCGTCGGTGACGCCCGGCGGATCGCGAACGACTACAGCCGGTACGCCGAGCAGCTCCAGCGCATCGTCGGCAACGTCAGCCAGCTCTACACCACCGTGTCGTCGCTGCCGGTCTACGAGCCCGCCCCCGGCACGACCCGCGTACTGCACGTCTCCGACATGCACCTCAACCCGACCGGCTGGCAGCTCATCCGCACCGTCGTCGAGCAGTTCGGCATCGACGTGGTGATCGACACCGGGGACATCACCGACTGGGGCTCCGAGCCGGAGGCCTCGTACGTCGGCTCGATCGGCCTGCTCAGGAAGCCGTACGTCTACATCCGGGGCAACCACGACTCGGGGCGGACCGCGGCGGCCGTGGCCCGCCAGCCGAACGCGATCGTGCTGAGCAACACGACCACCACGGTCGCGGGGTTGACCATCGCCGGTATCGGCGACCCGCGCTTCACCCCCGACAAGAACACCTCGCCGGCGGGCAGCGGGCTCACCCAGCAGACCGCGGACCAGCTCATCGGCGTCGGCGACCAGCTCGCGGCCACGGTAGGCAGCTCGCCGCGCCCGGTGGACATCGCGCTGGTGCACGACCCGGCCTCCGCCGGCCCGCTGTCGGGCACGTGCCCGCTGGTGCTCGCCGGGCACACCCACGACCGGCAGGTCTCAAAGCTGCCCGAGGTGCCCGGGAAGGGACCCACGCAGCTGATGGTGCAGGGGTCCACGGGCGGTGCCGGCCTGCGCGGCCTGGAGGGCGAGAAGCCCACCCCGCTGTCGATGACGGTGCTCTACTTCGACAAGGACAAGCTGCTCCAGGCGTACGACGACATCACCGTCGGCGGCACGGGGCAGGCGCAGGTGAACCTGGAGCGGCACGTCGTGGAGGACCCGAAGGCCGGCGCTCCCGTCCCGGTCACCCCCACCCCGACCCGCTGA